One Trichormus variabilis 0441 genomic window, GCTTGGGAGAGCATCTATCAATGCTGGAAGGGACTATGATGCTAGCATTATTGCTCCGTCACTTCGACTGGGAGTTAGTCAACGGTCGTTCTTCCCTGGAACAGTTACAGCAAAACCTGTTAATTTATCCGTCCGATAAAATGCCAGTGCGCTTTCGGTTGAGAAATTGAGTTAGGGACTTCCAGATAAAAAAATATCCCAAATGTAGAGTGGGTCAGTAGGAATATTTTCTGAGTACAGTTAGGTTCTATGGCACTGACGCACCCTACCAAACCATCAATTTCGGATAATTTATTTTTTTTGTTCCCTTAGTTGTGCTGAAGATAAGGGGCTTGAGACACAATTATAGTTTTACTGTTGCCTACTTGTACTAGCCCCTAGTCTTAACTCTGTGGGATTACTTCCCGTAGTAAACCCTAGCATTAGCAAATCCCATATTTCGCAGATAATTGCTCCATTGTTCTGCTTCTGTCCTTTGAACAAAAGGCCCGACTGCTACGTGTGGCCCTAGAGGTTGTCTTCTTTCTCTGACAAAACTATTTCGTCCCACAGCTAATCTAATACGATTGGCAATTGAAGGAACCTCTTCTGGTTTTGCGGGGATAGTCACATAATACCTAGACCGTTCACTTCCATAATTTCCCCCACCAGGAGAGTTGGGTATTCCCTGTCCATCTCCACTACCAGCAATTCTGGCACCATAAATACCAGATGACTCTAGTTCTCTGACTCGCTGTTGGGCATTTGATTCTCTATTAAAAACTCCCGACTGGATCACAGAACGACCATTGTACTGGCGGATGTAAGCGCTGGGTTCAATGCGCCGTACTCTTTGTAGAGTGTCGTAACTATTATTGTCAACATATACAAAATAACGCTGAAAGTTTTGTCCAGATTGATATTGATACTGTACTGGTTGATAGGGCTGATAATCTTGTTGATATTGGTTGAATTCCACTTCCTGTTCCTGGGTGGGGACATTAGGTGGTGGTGGTAAACTTTCAAATACCCCAGATTGAGTTAGCAAAACCCTATCATTGTTTTTAATTTGTCCTTTTGCTGGGCTAGGAACTAGTGTTAACCAACTGCCTAATAACAATGGCATTATAGGCAATGTAATATATTTACTCGTTATCTGAATAGACATGGTAGAAACAAAATTTATGGACTATTGCCTTGAGACACTAAATTAGTAGAACTTTATACTGCTAGCTTAAAGGGACTATGCTCAGGTGGCAACGGATACATGAAAAAATATGCAGTTCCTGTGAATGATGCCAGAGATTTGAGACAAATTTAGTCAGGGTTAATGCCGTCGTCAAACCCTTTAATTTTCAACGCGCCGAAAATTATCTATGATTGGGAACTGAAGCGCTTTACTAATAAGGCTTGTAAGGGATATATGCTACAATTGAGCAGTTAAAAATTTATCAACCTACGATTAATTTAGTAGATAAAAACAGCCGAAATTATTATATAGCGTAGATTTTTAAATTTCAAATTCCGCAAAGCGCTATTTTGTACAAAATTTAGAACTATGAAAAAAGTTGTCGTCGGTCTTTCTGGTGGCGTTGACAGTTCCACAGCCGCCGCTATCCTCCATAATCAGGGCTATGAAGTAATTGGTTTAACCCTTTGGCTAATGAAAGGCAAAGGTCAGTGTTGCTCTGAAGGGATGATCGACGCGGCTTATATTTGTGAACAGTTAGGCATTCCCCATGAAGTGGTGGATATGCGGGATGTGTTTCAAACTCATATTGTCGATTATCTAGTAACTGGTTATGGTGCTGGGATTACGCCATTGCCTTGCTCTCAGTGCAACAAAACGGTAAAGTTCGGCCCAATGGTACAGTATGCCAGGGAACAATTGGGATGCGATCGCATCGCTACAGGTCATTATGCCCGTATTAGTTACGACGAAGCAAGTGGACGTTACCAACTATTAAGGGCTGTTGACCGCAACAAAGACCAATCTTATTTTCTGTATGATTTGTCTCAAGATTTACTGGCAGCCTCGCTATTTCCTCTAGGGGAAATGGAAAAAGCTGATACCCGTCGCATTGCCACGGAACATGGACTAAAAACTGCCGATAAGCCAGAAAGCCAAGACCTGTGCCTAGTTGAAAGTAACGGTTCCATGCGAGCTTTTCTGGATAAGTATATCGCACCCAAAAAAGGCGATATTGTGGATACCGCAGGCAAAATTTTAGGGCAACATGATGGTGTCCATCATTACACGATTGGGCAACGTAAGGGCTTAGGGATTGCAGCACCTGAACCACTGTATGTGGTGGAATTGGATGCAGTCAATAATAAAGTAGTAGTAGGCGATCGCACTAAAGCTACTCAAGAAGAATGTACTGTCAGCCGAGTCAATTGGGTTTCCATCCCTGAACCATCCACACCAATTCGTGCAGCCGTACAAATCCGCTATCGTTCTGCACCTGAACCAGTGACAGTCATTCCTCTGGAAAACTCCCGCGTCCGCTTGGTATTTGATGAACCCCAATTCAGCATCACCCCCGGACAAGCAGCAGTGTGGTATGACGGCGATAAAGTTTTGGGTGGTGGGATTATTGAACAATTTAGTAATTAAAATTACTCACCCACAAGAGGATAGAGTTTTGTCAGTGATCAGTGGCAAAGGTATGTAAAAACCACACACTAAGGGTTGGGGTATTAGACCAGATCATTTTGTAGAGACGCGATTAATCGCGTCTCTTTTCTTTAAAAGTTCACCTAAAGATTCAAACAACAAATATTCCTAGAAATTATTAGCTGTAAAGCATCACAATCTGTCGCATCTGCTTGCTTTTACTGCTTATGTATGTGAATATTTTACCATTCAAATACGGTAAATTGCTCAAAATATCGTAGTATTTGTTTTGGTTATGTAGTTAAGTGTGCTTATGTGGAGTCAGTTTGTATTGCCTCAACTAATGAAGACGGTCAGCCGCTTTCTTCAAAATTATGAGATGTCTAGAATACGTAAATTTATCTGCTGGTTTACATTGGGGCTAAGTTTGAGTCTGGTTATTTCTGCCTGTTCTCCTAGCAATACAAACAACTCTGCGGTAACGTCAACAGCAAGCCCCACCCCTACAACTCAAGGTGTTGCAATTCGCATTGGTTATCAAAAAGCAGCCACAGTTCTCAATGCAATGCGAAGCAGGGGAGAAGTAGAAAAAGCCTTGACTGCTGCCGGTGCAACGGTTACATGGACAGAATTTCCCGCCGGGCCACCGATGCTAGAAGCGATGAATGCAGGTAGTATCGACTTTGGTTATACAGGAGAATCACCCCCCATTTTTGCTCAAGCTGGTGGTGTTCCCCTATTGTATGTAGCTTACGACCCTTGGAGTCCCAAAGCCGAAGCAATTATCGTACCGAAAAATTCACCAATTAAAACTGTCGCTGAACTCAAGGGTAAAAGAGTCGCCTTTGCCAAAGGTTCTAATACTAACTATTTAGTAGTCAAAGCCCTAGAAGCAGCCGGACTAAACTATAGTGACATCAAACCCGCCTATCTCACCCCCGCAGATGCCCGCGCAGCTTTTGAAGGTGGTAACGTTGATGCTTGGGCAATTTGGGACCCTTTTCTAGCAGCAGTTGAACAGGCTACAGGTGCAAGGATTCTCACCGATGCCACAAATTTAGCACCCAATCGAGGTTACTATCTGGTGCGTCAAGCCTTTGTGAATACTCATGGAGATGTATTGAAAACCCTGTTAGATGAAGTTACCAAAGTCGATAAATGGGCAGCCAATAACCCCCAAGAAGTAGCTAAATTTTTAGAACCAGAATTAGGCATTCCCGCCGCCGCCTTGGAAGTTGCCGAGAAACGCCGACAGTATGGGGTTTTCCCGTTAACAGATGAAGTAATTAGCAAGCAGCAAGATATTGCCGATACCTTTTACAAAATCCAACTAATTCCCAAACAAATTCAAGTAAAAGACATCGTTTGGCAAGGCAAGAAATAAGGCAGGGGGCAGGTAGAGGGCAGGGGGCAGGGAGCAGGGGGAGAAATCCCCAATCCCCAGTCCCCAATCCCCAGTCCCCAATCCCCAATCCCCAATCCCCAGTCCCCAATCCCCAATCCCCAGTCCCCAGTCCCCAGTCCCCAGTCCCCAGTCCCCAATCCCTAGTCCCCAATCCCCAAAAATTATGGATATCAATACTCAAAAGATCAAAACTGATGTACTCGTTATAGGTGGAGGTACTGCGGGAACAATGGCAGGTATTAAAGCCAAGCAAGCAAATCCTGATGCAGAG contains:
- the mnmA gene encoding tRNA 2-thiouridine(34) synthase MnmA; the protein is MKKVVVGLSGGVDSSTAAAILHNQGYEVIGLTLWLMKGKGQCCSEGMIDAAYICEQLGIPHEVVDMRDVFQTHIVDYLVTGYGAGITPLPCSQCNKTVKFGPMVQYAREQLGCDRIATGHYARISYDEASGRYQLLRAVDRNKDQSYFLYDLSQDLLAASLFPLGEMEKADTRRIATEHGLKTADKPESQDLCLVESNGSMRAFLDKYIAPKKGDIVDTAGKILGQHDGVHHYTIGQRKGLGIAAPEPLYVVELDAVNNKVVVGDRTKATQEECTVSRVNWVSIPEPSTPIRAAVQIRYRSAPEPVTVIPLENSRVRLVFDEPQFSITPGQAAVWYDGDKVLGGGIIEQFSN
- a CDS encoding sulfonate ABC transporter substrate-binding protein encodes the protein MSRIRKFICWFTLGLSLSLVISACSPSNTNNSAVTSTASPTPTTQGVAIRIGYQKAATVLNAMRSRGEVEKALTAAGATVTWTEFPAGPPMLEAMNAGSIDFGYTGESPPIFAQAGGVPLLYVAYDPWSPKAEAIIVPKNSPIKTVAELKGKRVAFAKGSNTNYLVVKALEAAGLNYSDIKPAYLTPADARAAFEGGNVDAWAIWDPFLAAVEQATGARILTDATNLAPNRGYYLVRQAFVNTHGDVLKTLLDEVTKVDKWAANNPQEVAKFLEPELGIPAAALEVAEKRRQYGVFPLTDEVISKQQDIADTFYKIQLIPKQIQVKDIVWQGKK